The following are encoded in a window of Impatiens glandulifera chromosome 5, dImpGla2.1, whole genome shotgun sequence genomic DNA:
- the LOC124939497 gene encoding uncharacterized protein LOC124939497, with protein MTSTAAATVSANANSIPILNGSNFKDWKESILIVLGCMDIDFSFRMDEPTPTTDDSNSHDKRIYEKWERSNRLSLMIIKRGIPEAFRGAVSDEITNAKDFLAKIEKYFEKSDKAEKLALF; from the exons ATGACGAGtacag CTGCTGCTACTGTATCTGCTAATGCTAATTCAATTCCGATCCTTAATGGAAGTAATTTTAAGGATTGGAAAGAGAGCATTCTTATTGTTCTCGGATGCATGGATATCGACTTTTCGTTTAGAATGGATGAGCCCACTCCTACTACGGATGATAGTAACTCTCAtgataagagaatatatgagAAGTGGGAACGTTCTAATCGTTTGAGTCTTATGATCATAAAGCGTGGCATACCTGAGGCTTTTAGGGGTGCGGTATCTGATGAGATAACCAATGCCAAAGATTTCCTTGCCAAAATCGAAAAGTACTTTGAGAAAAGTGATAAAGCAGAAAAACTAGCACTCTTTTAA
- the LOC124939498 gene encoding probable serine/threonine-protein kinase PBL11, whose product MNFTMINVAFAFACLLKFLQARLGDLDPFVIRNLAAEHVLLDEKYNPKLVDFSMITGGIFPNRQVYSFQPYGSRVNRDPDLLFQDSPAYIATWTKKSDVYAFGVMLLSLVSKKITTDEMWLMGEISVSEWEHEKYELCESLVHESLLADPCFYDVDGKKLSMIGVLCTSYKCQDRPSMKEVVNKLLHLRVLQNQKELLIKKLHPYFSFYTWNNKKPINDMKYRDTKIDNLSYFRDYDIRRFTSDKLKYFTDNFSKNNYIGKFQFGKIFRGVYTNRSIGNRNIIVKIWDNDQNLQHNLLRLGVWLFLKFHLLNI is encoded by the exons ATGAACTTCACGAT GATTAATGTTGCCTTTGCATTTGCCTGCCTCCTCAAGTTCTTGCAAGCTAGATTAGGAGACCTTGATCCATTTGTGATTCGCAATTTGGCTGCAGAACATGTGTTATTGGATGAG AAATACAATCCTAAGTTGGTTGATTTCAGCATGATAACAGGTGGAATATTTCCAAATAGGCAAGTATACTCTTTTCAACCTTATGGAAGCAGGGTTAACAGAGACCCAGACTTACTATTTCAAGACTCACCAGCTTATATAG CAACCTGGACAAAAAAGAGTGATGTTTATGCATTTGGTGTTATGCTTCTAAGCCTAGTTTCCAAAAAGATCACCACAGATGAAATGTGGCTAATGGGTGAGATTTCTGTAAGCGAATGGGAACATGAAAAATATGAGCTTTGCGAGTCATTGGTTCACGAGAGCTTGCTGGCAGATCCATGTTTCTATGATGTTGATGGGAAAAAGCTTTCAATGATAGGCGTGCTTTGTACATCTTATAAATGTCAAGATCGGCCGTCAATGAAGGAAGTTGTCAATAAACTTTTACATCTGCGTGTTCTGCAGAATCAAAAAGAACTTTTGATCAAGAAACTCCACCCCTACTTCTCTTTTTATACGTGGAATAACAAGAAACCCATTAACGATATGAAGTATAGAGATACCAAAATAG ATAATCTCAGCTATTTTCGGGATTACGATATCAGAAGATTCACTAGTGACAAATTGAAATACTTCACTGACAATTTCAGCAAAAACAATTACATTGGAAAATTTCAGTTTGGCAAGATCTTTCGTGGAGTTTATACGAATCGTTCTATTGGAAATCGAAACATCATTGTTAAGATATGGGACAATGATCAAAATCTGCAACATAATTTACTAAGACTAGGGGTAtggttatttttgaaatttcatttGTTGAACATATAA
- the LOC124940376 gene encoding serine/threonine-protein kinase BIK1-like isoform X1 translates to MYICHPGMVRMMGYCLEDENVAIVLFVKFQNSMHNLLSSGEFKWLHRTKAACGVASLLKFLHVVPHRMDPFVIRNLRSTHILLDEEYNPKLIDFGMIIGGIFPSLGREPANDIRSGTWTTKDDVLSFGLLLQCLISENMKIESDDGCLATSNDIEKTTLVHERLQKDPTYCNEDGKEITRLIVQCVQPDYTCRPTMSEVVEAFQKLKVVETHQEIMCVEKMFWDKCSAEKPMNPSKPNMPRIHRLYI, encoded by the exons ATGTATATTTGTCATCCTGGGATGGTTAGAATGATGGGTTACTGTCTTGAAGATGAAAATGTTGCCATTGTATTGTTCGTGAAGTTTCAGAATTCCATGCATAATCTCCTGTCAAGTG GTGAATTTAAATGGCTACATAGGACTAAAGCTGCGTGCGGAGTGGCTTCTCTCCTCAAGTTTTTGCATGTTGTACCGCATCGCATGGATCCTTTCGTTATTCGTAATCTGCGTTCAACTCATATATTGTTAGATGAg GAATACAATCCAAAGTTAATTGACTTTGGTATGATAATTGGTGGGATTTTTCCAAGCTTGGGAAGAGAACCAGCTAATGACATACGCT CAGGCACTTGGACCACGAAGGACGATGTCTTGTCTTTTGGGTTGTTGCTTCAATGCTTGATAtctgaaaatatgaaaattgaGTCAGATGATGGATGTTTGGCTACTTCAAATGATATAGAGAAGACAACTCTTGTACACGAGAGATTACAGAAAGATCCAACATATTGCAATGAAGATGGAAAAGAGATAACAAGGCTGATTGTGCAATGCGTACAACCTGATTATACTTGTCGGCCTACAATGTCTGAAGTTGTGGAGGCTTTCCAAAAATTAAAAGTGGTCGAGACCCACCAAGAAATTATGTGCGTAGAGAAAATGTTTTGGGACAAGTGTAGTGCTGAGAAGCCTATGAATCCTTCAAAACCTAATATGCCTAGAATTCATCGGCTGTATATCTGA
- the LOC124940376 gene encoding serine/threonine-protein kinase PBL34-like isoform X2 — protein MYICHPGMVRMMGYCLEDENVAIVLFVKFQNSMHNLLSSGEFKWLHRTKAACGVASLLKFLHVVPHRMDPFVIRNLRSTHILLDEEYNPKLIDFGMIIGGIFPSLGREPANDIRCTWTTKDDVLSFGLLLQCLISENMKIESDDGCLATSNDIEKTTLVHERLQKDPTYCNEDGKEITRLIVQCVQPDYTCRPTMSEVVEAFQKLKVVETHQEIMCVEKMFWDKCSAEKPMNPSKPNMPRIHRLYI, from the exons ATGTATATTTGTCATCCTGGGATGGTTAGAATGATGGGTTACTGTCTTGAAGATGAAAATGTTGCCATTGTATTGTTCGTGAAGTTTCAGAATTCCATGCATAATCTCCTGTCAAGTG GTGAATTTAAATGGCTACATAGGACTAAAGCTGCGTGCGGAGTGGCTTCTCTCCTCAAGTTTTTGCATGTTGTACCGCATCGCATGGATCCTTTCGTTATTCGTAATCTGCGTTCAACTCATATATTGTTAGATGAg GAATACAATCCAAAGTTAATTGACTTTGGTATGATAATTGGTGGGATTTTTCCAAGCTTGGGAAGAGAACCAGCTAATGACATACGCT GCACTTGGACCACGAAGGACGATGTCTTGTCTTTTGGGTTGTTGCTTCAATGCTTGATAtctgaaaatatgaaaattgaGTCAGATGATGGATGTTTGGCTACTTCAAATGATATAGAGAAGACAACTCTTGTACACGAGAGATTACAGAAAGATCCAACATATTGCAATGAAGATGGAAAAGAGATAACAAGGCTGATTGTGCAATGCGTACAACCTGATTATACTTGTCGGCCTACAATGTCTGAAGTTGTGGAGGCTTTCCAAAAATTAAAAGTGGTCGAGACCCACCAAGAAATTATGTGCGTAGAGAAAATGTTTTGGGACAAGTGTAGTGCTGAGAAGCCTATGAATCCTTCAAAACCTAATATGCCTAGAATTCATCGGCTGTATATCTGA